The following nucleotide sequence is from Leopardus geoffroyi isolate Oge1 chromosome D4, O.geoffroyi_Oge1_pat1.0, whole genome shotgun sequence.
TCCCCGCGCCTCCCGACAGAGGTGTgacccttctgtccctccctggcctgAGTGGCCggccccaccccccggccccggcTCTTGCTTTgtagctgcccctcccctgttctcccgACACCCTCTTGTCCTGTCTGCTTTCACTCTTGCCCGGATTCCACACAGCTGCCAACACAGCCTTCCAGAACACGTCCGCCTGCTTAACCTAGAGTAGCTCAGGCTCACTGCTCTTTAGGGAGGAGTCTAATGTCATGTCCCCCCGGACCCTGTGTTCCCAGTCGCGACGGCTGTCCGTGCGCTGTTCGCACCTCTCCCCGTGGAGCAGGCTTGCCCCTTGGCTTAGTGAGCTCTTCCTCACCTTTCCTTTCAGCTGATGTGTTGTCATCCCTGGGGATTCCTTCTTTGACTCCCCGGGGCAGTGCCTCCCCTGGGGTGGGCCGCGCCTGCACCTTGTGTTTGTCTGCGGCCCTGCACGGTTGCCATTGTGTGCAGGGGGCGGTTTCCGTGGGGCTGTCTCCTCGGTTcccagcacagcgcctggcacagggTCCGGCTCATGGTTAACAAAGGACCGGACCCCACAGCGAGCTTCATTCTGTGCtccgcagagagagggagggaggtgtgtgGACTCCCCCAGGCCCTCCTGGGACCAGCCGGGACGTTCACCGTGGAAGGCTGGGGttccttgctttgctttcctCAAGTGTAGATTGGGGTTCTCTATAGCCGAGGGTGAGAAGCCGTCGGGTCAGGTGTCACGTACAGTAAGGGAAGGACTCGCAGCCCAGGACTCTGGGTCTCCTCCTCGGGTACAAAGGGGACTTTGCAAAATGACTTGAATACAAGAGGCAAGGCCCTGTCATTCAACGCGTATACGCGGTTTTGGGGACACTGGACATTTCCCTGCAGCAGGCAGGGTTGTGTGACCGTTGAAGGGTGGAGGCGAGACTGGGGCTCTCTGCCTTGTtgatttgctctttttcttgTTCAGGAGGCACTGCTGCTGAGTTTGGTGCCTGAGCTGAGTCGGTTGGTGACAGCATGACGAGTGAGGTGATCGAAGATGAGAAACAGTTCTATTCGAAGGCTAAGACGTACTGGAAGGAAGTCCCGCCCACCGTGGACGGCATGCTCGGGGGGTATGGCCACATCTCCAGCATCGACATCAGCAGCTCCCGGAAGTTCCTGCAGAGGTTTTTGAGGGTAGGCAGGTCTGGTGTGCTCTCCAGGAGCAGAGGATGTGGCCCTGGCGGCCCCACCTGGTTTGCACGGGGCGCCACCTCTTATGCGTACCCCGCAAGGCCTCTGGTTAGCTGCTGGCGACAGTGACCCAGGCCTCaaaggctggggcgggggtggcgcGTGGACCGGGGCCTCTGTCTCGAGGCTGCCAGACGGGCGCTGGCCACCGTGCCGGGGCTCCCGGACACCAGAACGGAGTCTCCCCTTAACTGTTCGGTTCTGCCGAGGCCGAGTCCTTTGCCGGCTTGCCGAGTTTGCGGGCCCCTGGGCCATGATGTTGGCTGTTCTGCTGAAGGCAGGCTCCCAGCTCCTCACCCCCTCGCCCgctctgccctcctctgtgcCGGGCTGGcatctccctggccctccccctcctcctcctctctctcccctggtgAGCGTCAGAGGCTGCGTGCTCCCCACGCTACTGGCTGTTCCCCCGCCCACGTTCCATCTTTCCAGGTCTGTGAAAACGGGTGAGAATCCCTGACCGCCCTTTCATTCTCTCACTGCTTGAGTTCTTTTCACGTTCTGTTGTTTTCACGGGGTCTCGGGAGTAGGAGGGATTAAACGCACCCATTCAGGCACTCACCTGTAAGTGCAGGTTGGCGCTCAGCTTAGAAACGTGTGGCCCGGGACGAGAATGTGCCGCGCTCCTACCCACTGACGACCCCACGCCTGCCAGCCCCCAGCCTGTGCCCGGTCCTCTGATTTGAGTAACTCTGGGAGCTCGGGAGGAACAACTCCTTCACGGGGACAGGGTCCCTCTGGCTTTCTGAGCCGTCCTCACGGAGTCTGTGCCTTCCCTGCTTCTTAGGAAGGCCCAAACAAGACGGGGACGTCCTGTGCCTTGGACTGCGGAGCCGGCATAGGCCGGATCACCAAGCGGCTGCTCCTGCCGCTCTTTGGAGTAGTGGATATGGTGGACGTGACCGAAGACTTTCTGATTAAAGCCAAGACCtacctgggggaggagggcaagagGGTGAGGAACTACTTCTGCTGCGGCCTCCAGGACTTCAGCCCCGAGCCTAACTCCTACGATGTCATCTGGATCCAGTGGGTGATAGGTGAGCTTCTCGCGGCCCTCTCCACCTCCCACACACCTCCCGCGGCAGAGGTgggtcccccccccacccgccctgaGGCCTTGGGGGCCCCTGCAGCAGGCGGGGTGGCGGGGATTTCTCCGGTCCTCCCTGGGTCCGCCAGGACCGTGGGAAACATTCCCTGCAAGTACCCTTTCCGTGTTGTGTCAGTACCTGTTATAGGACCCATTTGGGGGCAGTTTTGTGTTGAAAAAACATCAATGAGCAAGAACTTAGGCACATTGAAGAAAGTGGAGATGAgcttttgtaagtttttttaagtttattttgagagagcacgtacacgcgtgcaggggaagggcagagagagaatcccgagctgtcggcgcagagcctgatgtggggcttgagctcacgaatcgttgagaccatgatctgagccaaaatccagagtcgggccgcttagctgactgagccacccaggccccccagtgTTTAGTAAGAGGAAGCACCGAAGCCGTGGCTGTCCCTGCTGTTCAGAGAGCGAGCCGCGCCCTGCCGCCCCCTCCCGCACCCACTTAGCCCAACGGCGCACCCCGCGTGCTCTTCCTGGGCTGCTGACCCGGCCGCAGGCCACAGTACCAGCAGCTGGCCACCTGTTCCGCGGTGGACTCCAGACCTGCCAGGGACACACTGGGCCCGGCCCTGTATTTTGGGCTTCTAAAAAGCCTGTCTGGAGTTttagggcagggaagggaaggaactcCGGTGTGCTCCTGCAATCTAGGCctgatgggggtgggtggagcgTGGGGTTGGGCAGGGCCCAGAAGTCGCCCAGTGAGGGGGAGATCCCAGCTGCATGCTTTGTGACTGCCCTGGGTGGGTGACTTCTGAGCCGGTTTTCTCTTACGTCACCTGGGGGTTGGTAAACGTCTCTGGACTGCCGAGAGCCAGGGAGGCTGTGTTCACACAGAGGGCGAGCTCAGTGAGTTGGGAAGCCGAAGGGAAAGGCCAGTGGCAGGTACACGCTTGTGCCGCTCCCTAGTGACCCCAGCCTCTGCGGTCCCCAGGTCACCTGACTGATCAGCACCTGGCTGAGTTCCTGCGGCGCTGCAAGCAGGGCCTGCGCCCCAACGGCATCATTGTCATCAAAGACAACATGGCCCAGGAGGGTGTGATCCTGGATGACGTGGACAGCAGCGTGTGCCGGGGCCTCGAGGTGGTCCACAGGATCATCCGCAGCGCGGGCCTCAGCCTGCTAGCCCAGGAGCGCCAGGAGAACCTTCCCGACGAGATCTATCACGTGTACAGCTTAGCTCTGAGATGAGCAGGGACCGGCAGGAGTAAGGGACCAGCGCCGcgcagggtggggggctggcagCGGGGCAAGACCCGGAGGCTCCATGACGATGGCTCGGGGACGCGGAGCAAGACCTCGAAATACACCTGTCTGCTGCCGCGCACTGGACTCTTTTTCAAAAGGCCTGACGGGGACCCAGCAGGGAAGGGTGTGGCCCACACGGAGCGGAGAGGCTGGAGCCCGGCTCTGCTGCCCTGACAGGCAGGGACCGCGGTACAGACCCGTGTGACTCCAGGGCCCCTGGCGAGTCCCTGGATGCCCCTTACCACCACCTGGCCTTCCGGCCCCAGGCCTGGGTGCCTTAAGAGAACTCTTGGCTGTTGAGGACTTTttcctgggtgggggggtggggggtgggtggggaggccaGGCAGCAGAGCCGCAGCCGGCCGTCTGCACCCTCCCTGCCTGAGCCTTTGCGGTGCCTCCTGCAGCCACTGGGACGTTCACGTTCTAAGTTCTGTTTGGCGATTGAGCCCTGGTGTCCCTAATGTGAGTGTCACAACAGCCTACGGCAAGGGGAGTCCCAGCCTCACTCTGGGCTGTGCCTTGCGGCTTCTCGGTGAACGTTCGccaaagtcacaaaataaaagggtGAATCCCGTATTGGAAAGGTCCTAGCCGGTCTGGGGCGGAGGTCGTCTTTACGGGGCAGCAGCGTCGTGCTACCTGAAAACCGTGCCCCCCCAAGTGCTGCCGTCCCTTCGTGCTGCCCACACAGTGGCTGCGGTGGGAGCCTTGATCCTAGGCTGGGGAGGGGCGCCAAAGGGCCGGAATGTTACACAAGGATCTTGAGAGCCAAGAACAACGTCTCACGTTAGCATGAATCATTTACTTGCCTCAGCTTCCTTCCTAGGCAGTGACACAATTCAGTGACCCACGCGACTCGCACTCGGCTTGCTGGGGGCTCAGCCTGTACAGCAGCACAGTCAGCCGTCAGCACTGGTGGCTTTCTTCGCCAGACAGACCCCGCACAACATGGAGACATCTTGGAAAGGGCTGTCCCCGGTCATGCAGGATTACTTTGTAGCAGAAGGCACGGTCCCCCTAGATCCCAGGTTTGGCACAGAGCTGCCACCAGAGCCCGGTCCGGGGCCGTTGGGTGACCTGGCCCCAGAGCTGCCAGAGG
It contains:
- the NTMT1 gene encoding N-terminal Xaa-Pro-Lys N-methyltransferase 1 isoform X1, translated to MTSEVIEDEKQFYSKAKTYWKEVPPTVDGMLGGYGHISSIDISSSRKFLQRFLREGPNKTGTSCALDCGAGIGRITKRLLLPLFGVVDMVDVTEDFLIKAKTYLGEEGKRVRNYFCCGLQDFSPEPNSYDVIWIQWVIGHLTDQHLAEFLRRCKQGLRPNGIIVIKDNMAQEGVILDDVDSSVCRGLEVVHRIIRSAGLSLLAQERQENLPDEIYHVYSLALR
- the NTMT1 gene encoding N-terminal Xaa-Pro-Lys N-methyltransferase 1 isoform X2, with the translated sequence MVDVTEDFLIKAKTYLGEEGKRVRNYFCCGLQDFSPEPNSYDVIWIQWVIGHLTDQHLAEFLRRCKQGLRPNGIIVIKDNMAQEGVILDDVDSSVCRGLEVVHRIIRSAGLSLLAQERQENLPDEIYHVYSLALR